Proteins encoded by one window of Limimonas halophila:
- a CDS encoding acyl-CoA dehydrogenase family protein — protein MDFELSEDQQAYQESARTFARNELAPHAADWDERAHFPIDVIQRAGEMGFCGLYTPEEAGGLGLSRLDSAIIFEELAGGCTSTAAYLTIHNMASWMVATWGSAALRAAWCEPLTQGQRLASYALTEAGSGSDAASLRTRAVRDGDAYVLTGDKMFTSGAGDTDLLVVMARTGGEGAGGVTAFAVPGDAAGITYGRKEVKMGWNSQPTRSIRFEGVRVPAENRLGDEGEGFKLAMKGLDGGRINIATCSIGTAQAALTAAQRYARERAQFGRAIADFQAIQFKLADMVTELVAARQMVRLAAAKLDRRDPDRTAYCAMAKRFATDVGFRVCNEALQVHGGYGYLRDYPLERHVRDVRVHQILEGTNEIMRLIVGRSVLEDDATDRLR, from the coding sequence ATGGATTTCGAGCTTTCCGAGGATCAGCAGGCGTACCAGGAGAGCGCGCGCACCTTCGCGCGCAACGAGCTGGCGCCCCACGCGGCCGACTGGGACGAGCGGGCCCACTTTCCGATCGACGTGATCCAACGCGCCGGGGAGATGGGGTTCTGCGGCCTCTACACCCCGGAGGAAGCCGGCGGCCTGGGCCTGTCGCGCCTGGACTCCGCCATCATCTTCGAGGAGTTGGCGGGCGGCTGCACCTCCACGGCTGCCTACCTGACGATCCACAACATGGCCTCGTGGATGGTCGCCACCTGGGGCAGCGCGGCGCTGCGCGCGGCGTGGTGCGAACCGCTCACCCAGGGCCAGCGCTTGGCGTCCTACGCCCTCACCGAGGCGGGTTCCGGCTCGGACGCGGCCAGCCTGCGCACGCGCGCCGTGCGCGACGGCGACGCCTACGTCCTCACCGGCGACAAGATGTTCACCTCGGGCGCCGGGGACACCGACCTCCTCGTCGTCATGGCGCGCACCGGCGGCGAGGGCGCTGGCGGCGTCACCGCCTTCGCGGTGCCGGGCGATGCGGCGGGCATCACCTACGGCCGCAAGGAGGTGAAGATGGGCTGGAACAGCCAGCCCACCCGCTCGATCCGCTTCGAGGGCGTGCGCGTGCCCGCCGAGAACCGCCTGGGCGACGAGGGCGAGGGCTTCAAGCTGGCGATGAAGGGCCTGGACGGCGGGCGCATCAACATCGCCACCTGCTCCATCGGGACGGCCCAGGCGGCGCTGACAGCGGCGCAGCGCTACGCCCGCGAGCGCGCGCAGTTCGGCCGCGCCATCGCCGACTTCCAGGCCATCCAGTTCAAGCTGGCCGACATGGTCACCGAGCTGGTGGCGGCGCGGCAGATGGTGCGCCTCGCGGCGGCCAAGCTGGACCGGCGCGATCCCGACCGCACCGCCTACTGTGCCATGGCCAAGCGCTTCGCCACGGACGTGGGTTTCCGCGTGTGCAACGAGGCGCTTCAGGTCCACGGCGGCTACGGCTACCTGCGCGACTACCCGCTGGAGCGCCACGTCCGGGATGTGCGCGTGCACCAGATCCTGGAGGGCACGAACGAGATCATGCGCCTGATCGTGGGGCGCAGCGTGCTGGAAGACGACGCGACGGACCGCCTGCGCTGA